The genomic window AAACAACCAACGAGATTTACAATTGCAGTTGCTGGCCAGGAGAGATTCAATATACCAAAGACTATTTTTGAAGTTAAAAATCTTAAACAAGCTCCAAGTCCTCCAAATAAAAAGATGAAAGCAAATTGCATCATTTGGTTCTCCTTATAGAGATTCTATCATTGAGCATTGAGAGTTTTAGTCCTTCAAATTCAAGGAGATAGTACATAAGTTTTGAAATATTTAATCTTTTAAATACTTCTTCGGCCCTTTCAATTTTTATTTCAAATTGATCTTCGTGAATGGATTTTGAGAGTTTAATCGATGATTGAATATTTGAGCGCTGATCAAGTTTAACTAGTCTCATGTGAGAGAATTGGGTCAATATTTCTGAAAAAAGCAGATAAAAAATCATGGTTCCTGTGGCCGAGTTAATATTAAATAAATCAACAGGCCCTTGAAAAAGGGATTGTTGTAAACCTTTATCGAGATTGAGTTTAATATTAGCTTCAACCATTCTCCCTCTGAGAAGTTCGAGAGATTTATCAATGGCCATGTCAAGACTAATTTTTTGTTTTGAATTGATATTAACTCTTGAAAAGCCTAAAAAAATTTCAACAAGCTCTTTACATCTTAGTAGGGATTCATTGATTCCTTCGAACATGTCCAATTGATCTTGGTCAAGTTCATTTTCTAAGGTTATCAGTGTTAATACAGAAAGCATACCGGCCAAGGGATTATTGAGTTCATGTGCTATCGAGCTTGAAATAATTCCAAGATCAACCGAGTTTAATGGAGGCCCATTCTTCTTGTATACACTTTCACCAAGAACGAGAATCATTATTTCATAATTTTTAAATGAATGTTGAAATGAATACTTGATTACTTTGTAGGTATTGCCTGAAAAATTATTTGTTTCTCCATTTTTTAGCTTAAGAAGTTTTGGTAGAGGGAAACTAATTTCAGAAAATTTTTTATTATGAAATATAACCTCTCCATTTTCACTTAATAATACCAACCCATGTTTAAAATTGTGAAGTGCAGTTTGTAATTCATTTAGCCTAGCAATATTGAATTCTCGATTATAGAAATTTCTGTAGCTAGAAAATTGATTAATTTTATTTAAAACGGCAAAAAAAAGTAAAAAATCTGGATCTGTTAATTCATTAAGATCGAATTCAATGACAACTTCATCTAGAATTAAAATAGCATTTTTATTTACTTTTTCAGGAGGGTCTTTAATTTTTCTTACAAAAAATTTTCCTCTTTGTAGGCAACTAACGGCCAATGTATCTATAAGAGTTATGATTTTATCAAGAGAAGATTCACTAAAAGAATTTTCAATAATTTTTTGGGCCTCACTATTTATTTGAGATAAATTTATCCCTGTCGCTGAGTTTAATTTATTCATTCTAAAAAGAATTTCTCTATATGTATCTTTGAAAATTTGAGATTCTTTTTTTAAAAATTTTCCATCATGACTTTCGGCTAAACTTTGCATCAAAGTATACCTTCTTCTACTAAAGATAATCCATTAATCCACTCTTGATGTACTTTTACTCCCCAATGTAAGTGTGGCCCTGTTACTCTACCAGTTTTTCCTGTGAGTCCAAGGACATGGCCTTTAGGTAATAAATCACCTACGTTAACATTCACTTTGGAGAGATGTCCATAAATAGTAAATATTCCAAGTCCATGATCGACAATAACAGTGTTTCCAGTATAAAAAAGATTTGTGGCCAGTACAACTTTTCCACTACCAGCATTTTTAATTTCCATTGGTTTGCGAGCTCTAAAATCTACTCCCAAATGTTGTGTTTTCTTTAAATCATTAAACACTCTTTGAGTTCCATATACGCTTGTTATACTAGAATTGAGAGGTCTTCTAAATCCACTTTTAAATAAGGGGTAATTCATTCCATTTGAATAAATTGCATTTAATATTTTTTGTTCATCTTGGACTCTTTGAAGATCTTTTTGAGATAAAGTAATTCGTTTCTGGTCTACATCCAATTTCTCGGAAGGGTATGAAGCATCATTAACTATAATAGAATAAATTGTGACAGATTTTTTTAAATCTTCAACATTCAGTGTGCAACGGTAAGGATTAAAATCACTAAAATATGATTCACTTAAAAAGAAGATAACAGTTTTATTATTTTTGTAATATGGAATTTTTTTATCGCGGCATTCAATATTAAAATCGACTTGAAAATACTCTTCTGGTAAAACTTTTTCTAGTCTGATGATTTCACCACGTGGTATATGAATGATTTCTGAAACGATTTTTTCTTGTACCTTATCAAGGTCAACAACGTTGAATTCAGATTTATCTTGATGCGAACAAGAAAGAAGAGACATTAACAATAAAATAGAAAAAAGTTTCATTGTAATCAATCCTTGATTATAGTTACTATTCCGTCTGAAAAATTTAATTGTAGGTGATCATTGCTTTTTAATCTGTCAAAATCGTTTTTTGTTTTTACTATTTTTCCAGATGGCCCAATTAAATAGGTATAACCTCTTTCTAAAACACTTTGAGGCCCAAGTACTTTTAACAATCCCCAATTTTTTTCAATTCTATTTTGTAATGTATTTAGCTTTTTGTCCAGAATACGATGTATCGTATGACGGGCCTCATCAATTGCCATACGTTTGTCATAAATTTTGAGATAAATGGGTAATTTGCCTTGGATATTTAATCTGTGTAGTTTGTTCTTTAAAAAATTTAGGTGAGAGTAGATAGTGCTAATCATATTTCTTGGAGAACACTCTAATAATTTATATTTCAGGGGTGCAATGATCTGTTGTCCACAATTTTTTAATCTTAAAAGGTCTTTATTGATTTGTTGTTTTAAAAAATATTGATGTTCAGTCAGCAACGTTGCCGCGGCCGAGGGGGTTTCACAACGAAAGTCTGCAACAAAGTCACAGATTGAATAATCAACCTGGTGTCCAACAGCACTTATAATTGGAATTGGGCAATTATAAATTTCCCAAGCTAGCTTTTCACTGTTAAAAGACCAAAGATCTTCCATGCTCCCGCCTCCTCTTGAAATAACGATAACGTCGTAGGAGTTATTTTTATTTTTCATTGAAAAAGAAATGGCCTTTTGAAGCGCCAGTACGAGAGATTCTTCAGATTTGCTACCTTGGACGATTGCAGGAATAATTGTAATATCCATCCAAATAGATTTATTAGAAAAGATATTCAAAAAATCTTCTAACGCAGCAGATCCCCAAGCTGTAATGATTGCGACTCTTTTTGGAATTTTGGGGATACTTTTTTTTATATTTTCATCAAAGAGTCCTTCTGATGCTAATCTTTTTTTCAAAAGTTCAAATTGAAGTTTTAGATTGCCTTCTCCGGAGGTGACAAGAGTTTTGCCGACTAATTGGAAAGTTCCTCTTTTTTGGTAAACATTAATTTGCCCTGCAATAATTACTTTATCACCATCTTTAATTTTTGAAAGAATTGGATTTCGTATGGCATCTTGTCTAAAGACAGCAACTGATAGAGAAGCAGATTCATCTGAAATTGTTAAATAGTAGTGTCCAGTTGAAGACTTAGAGAAATTAGAGATTTCACCTTCGACAGTAACATTAAAATAATTATTTTCAAGGGTCGATTTAATTCGGCCTAAAATTTGAGAAACACTTTCAACATTCATTCTTTGCTCCATATGAGCATCATAACAAATGATTTGTACATTTTCCGGATTTAAAGTGATTTTTTTATAAAATTATTATACACGCCAAAGGTTTTAAGAAAGTTTACGGCCTGCAAAACTTGAAAATCTTCAGTCGCAATATAGGGAGCAAATTCAGCATCTTTTTTCTTTTCTTTATTTTGAATTCTCTCTATTCTTTTCAATCTATCTTTTTTCTTTTTGTCATTAATTAGCTTTGATTCTTCATTAGTTTCGATGGTTGAAGTAAGGTGATTTCTGAGATCGATTTCTCTTACAAAGTCTTCATTTTGTTTGTGGTTTTTCAACCATGCTGCATCCACCTCATCTAATTCTACATCTGGTGTAATACCAATGGCCTGAATTTTTCTATCATTTGGTGTCATATACTGAGCAATCGTAAGTTTGACTCCATTTTCGTTATCAATTTTTGCTACACTTTGTACGCTACCTTTTCCAAATGACTGTCTGCCCATGATGATTGCTCTTTTATGATCTTGTAATGCTCCAGCAACAATTTCAGATGCAGAAGCTGATGAAGCATTTATAAGTACAACCATTGGGGCCTTGAGTATTTTAAGACCACTTTTTTTTACATATTTTATTTCTTTATTTTTGCCATCTCTACCTTCGGTTGAAACGACTATCCCATCTTTTAAAAAAAGAGATGCCACATTTACTGCTTCATCAAGTAATCCACCTGGATTAGATCTTAAATCGAGAACAATTCCTTTAATTTTATTTTCATTTCCAATTTCTTTAATATAATTTTGAATGTGTTCCCCCATAAACTTAGCGCTGTCTCTTTGAAATTGTCCAAGTCTAAGAAAAATATATTCATTTTCAATAAGTTCACTTTTTACAGGTTGAGTTTTAATGACTCTTCTTACCATCGATATGTGTATAATTTTATCTTGGCCATTTCTTTTAACTCCAAGATGAATTTTTTGACCAAGTTTTCCTTTGAGTTTTTCTATGGCCTCATCGAGTGTAAGGCCGATTGTATTTTCATGGTTAATCTCTACGATGGCGTCTCCGGCCAAAACTCCGGCCTTTGCAGCGGGTGTATCGTCTATAGGGGTAACAACCACTAAAGAACCATCTCTGTATGTCACCTCAATACCTATACCTCCGTATTCACCATCGGTACCTTCTTGCATATTTTTGAAGACTTCCTTATCTAGAAAGGCAGAATGAGGATCAAGAGTGGCCATCATTCCTCTTAAAGCACCTTGGATTAATTTTTCCATGTCAACTTCTCTATAATACTGACCTTCTATAAGGTAGAGAACTTTATTAAATAATTCGAGTTTTTCAAATCTTGAATTTTTTTCTGTAGGATTTTTTTTAACTTCTTTAGAATATAAAGGGATTGAAAGAATCAAAATTATACTCATCATAAATAATTTCATAAATTCCTCTTACTAAATTCTCTCAGATTGTTTAACCTTAAAAGTATTTTTATCTAAAAGTGGATAAGTGTTTAATACATTGTTCTTTTCTCTCAAATCTACATACACCTTGCCGATTTTACCTGATGGTACAAGTGTTCGTCCAATCAATTGCCCGGCCCTCACATTTTGACCTTTTTTTACAGATATCTTAAGATCTCCTAAAATGACTGATTGAATAGATTTTTGGTGGTCTATCATTATAACATTCCCATATGAACCTAATGGGCCTGTGTGTATAATTGTTCCATCTCCAAGTGCATAGATATTTTTATTATGTTCAATATTGTAAGTCACGCCCTTATCTTTGTACTCAATAGAAAGTGCACCTTTAATTGGAGAGAGATATTTTGAAAGTGTTTCTTCGAAATTATTTTTTTGAATTGTTTTATAGATAAATTTCTTTTTTAAATCAAATAGCCTAGAAGATAAATCGGCCTTTTTCTTTTTACTATCAATATAATTTGAAGCAAGGTCTTTCTTTTCGTTTTCAAGTTTAAAGATCGTTTCATTGATTGATTTTTCTGCCTGTGCATATTCAAGAACAATTTTATTCAAATTATCAAGATCTTTTTTGCTATCATTAATTTCAAGTTGAATTGATTCAATTTTTTTGGATGACATTTTTAAACCATTTTCCAAAACCTTTATAATCATTTGATCTTCAAGTTTCTGTGAATCGTTAATTTTTTTTAATGCTAAGATTTTGAGAGTTTTATCAAGTCCTGTAATAATTTTGGTATTTTTGGATTTCAGTTGTTCATTTCTTTGTTTTATTTGGTAGATTTTTTCTTCAATGCTTTTTCTTTTATTCAAAATATCTATAACTTGATCATTATTTTTATTCAAATCAATCTCAATTTGAGATATAGATTCTATAATTTGAGCAATTTTACTACTTTGTGTTTTTAACTTATTTTTTAAAATTTTGATATTAACATCAGATACTGATGCCCATAAAATACTTTGAAAAATTATAAAAAATATTAAGCTTTTCGCCATTGAGTCGATTTTCCAACTAAAAATGTAGAACTAAATATCATTAAAATTGAAATCATTATCAATCCATGAACTAATTGAACATTTGAGATTAAAGAAGTAAAAACAACTAATCCCAAAATGAATGAATATTCTATTATATTTAATTTAAAAGCAATGAGGTTCCTTCTTTGAAATTTTTCAATCAAGTATGACCTTTTTAACATTTTATCTTTGCTTAAAGCAAAAATAATTCCCCAGGAGATAAAAAGCAGAAATATTATCATTTTCTCAGGGTATCTTAATAATATATTCTTTGTTTTTTTATCCTCCCTATCTTTAACGGAATAACTTTCAAGAATTACTTCATTTTGCCCCACTAGCTTCTGAATATACTCTTTGACGAGTTCAATAGTTCTTTCTTTAATTCCTTCATCAAATATTATTTCTAGGCCTTGGAAAGAATAATTTCCCAAGATTTCATGGTTCCACTCACCTAGACTTTGCTTAATTCCTGATTCTATTTTTTCTTTTGAAACTGTTTTGATTTTGTTAACTCCAGGGAGATTTGTTACTTTTCTCCTGACCCACTCAATATTTACACTTGCAGGCATTACAGCACTGAGTTTCGGAAATTTCTTTTGTATTTCTATTTGTTGAATAATATTAGACTTTATTTGAGTTTGAAATAAAACTGAGAATACCAATCCACTGGCCAAGAAAAATCTTAACAAACTCAAAAATGGACTTTGGGCCGTATTTTTAAAATAGTTGATTACATAAAACATGCGTTCCCCGAATAAATTAAATTACCATTTTCTAAATGTGCTAGTCTCCCTGTAAATTTTTTGACAAGTTCTTTATTGTGACTAGACCAAACTACTGTAAGTCCTTTTTTTAAGTTATAGAGGTGTAAAACATCAAAAAGTTTTCTAGCATTTTCAAGATCTAGAGCACTTGTTGGTTCATCAGCAAGATAAATATCTGGCCTAGAAAGCAGGGCCCTAATTATTGATACTTTTTGTCTTAGACCACCATTTGCATTTTCGACTTTCAAATTGAGTTTCTTATCAATTCCAAATATTCTACAAAGTTCAATTTTATCTTGCTTAAAACTCTTAAAGCTTCCATACAAAGAAGGATCAAAGCTAATTTCCAAATTTGTAAGACAAGATTCATTTTCTAAAAGGCGTAAATCTTGGAAAACACTTGCCACAAATGGACCTTCATTTCCAAATTGTCCAGCATAATTTCTTTCACCTTGGGAAGGTTTGATATTTCCTGCCAAAATATTTAACAGTGTTGTTTTACCGGCCCCACTTGCACCAGTAATAAAAAGCATCTCGCCTCTTTTTATAGTAAGATTGATATTTCTTAATGCTTGAAAATCACCATAGTAATGATCAACATTTTTCAAAGATAGAATTGACTCGTTACCAATACCTCTAATTTGATTAGTTTTTTTATTCTGTCCAAAAAATTGTGTAAACATGAAACTATCTTCCTAAGCAAAATACCTCATCCTAGAGGGCACATGCCAGCATGTGCTCGCTAATAAATTATAGCTTTATAAAATATTTTTCGCAAGGCCTGCTTAAAGTTTCGCTCAGATAATAAAAATGAGATATTTAAAGACGTATAGTCGATCGTCGAAGTCAATTATTTTAGTTAGCCTCTCATTAAAGGCCAATATCTGATTTCCCTTTAATTCATAATAGGGAGATCCATAGTTAATATTGCCAGAAACAC from Halobacteriovoraceae bacterium includes these protein-coding regions:
- a CDS encoding HAMP domain-containing histidine kinase, whose translation is MQSLAESHDGKFLKKESQIFKDTYREILFRMNKLNSATGINLSQINSEAQKIIENSFSESSLDKIITLIDTLAVSCLQRGKFFVRKIKDPPEKVNKNAILILDEVVIEFDLNELTDPDFLLFFAVLNKINQFSSYRNFYNREFNIARLNELQTALHNFKHGLVLLSENGEVIFHNKKFSEISFPLPKLLKLKNGETNNFSGNTYKVIKYSFQHSFKNYEIMILVLGESVYKKNGPPLNSVDLGIISSSIAHELNNPLAGMLSVLTLITLENELDQDQLDMFEGINESLLRCKELVEIFLGFSRVNINSKQKISLDMAIDKSLELLRGRMVEANIKLNLDKGLQQSLFQGPVDLFNINSATGTMIFYLLFSEILTQFSHMRLVKLDQRSNIQSSIKLSKSIHEDQFEIKIERAEEVFKRLNISKLMYYLLEFEGLKLSMLNDRISIRRTK
- a CDS encoding M23 family metallopeptidase → MKLFSILLLMSLLSCSHQDKSEFNVVDLDKVQEKIVSEIIHIPRGEIIRLEKVLPEEYFQVDFNIECRDKKIPYYKNNKTVIFFLSESYFSDFNPYRCTLNVEDLKKSVTIYSIIVNDASYPSEKLDVDQKRITLSQKDLQRVQDEQKILNAIYSNGMNYPLFKSGFRRPLNSSITSVYGTQRVFNDLKKTQHLGVDFRARKPMEIKNAGSGKVVLATNLFYTGNTVIVDHGLGIFTIYGHLSKVNVNVGDLLPKGHVLGLTGKTGRVTGPHLHWGVKVHQEWINGLSLVEEGIL
- the xseA gene encoding exodeoxyribonuclease VII large subunit translates to MNVESVSQILGRIKSTLENNYFNVTVEGEISNFSKSSTGHYYLTISDESASLSVAVFRQDAIRNPILSKIKDGDKVIIAGQINVYQKRGTFQLVGKTLVTSGEGNLKLQFELLKKRLASEGLFDENIKKSIPKIPKRVAIITAWGSAALEDFLNIFSNKSIWMDITIIPAIVQGSKSEESLVLALQKAISFSMKNKNNSYDVIVISRGGGSMEDLWSFNSEKLAWEIYNCPIPIISAVGHQVDYSICDFVADFRCETPSAAATLLTEHQYFLKQQINKDLLRLKNCGQQIIAPLKYKLLECSPRNMISTIYSHLNFLKNKLHRLNIQGKLPIYLKIYDKRMAIDEARHTIHRILDKKLNTLQNRIEKNWGLLKVLGPQSVLERGYTYLIGPSGKIVKTKNDFDRLKSNDHLQLNFSDGIVTIIKD
- a CDS encoding S41 family peptidase, coding for MKLFMMSIILILSIPLYSKEVKKNPTEKNSRFEKLELFNKVLYLIEGQYYREVDMEKLIQGALRGMMATLDPHSAFLDKEVFKNMQEGTDGEYGGIGIEVTYRDGSLVVVTPIDDTPAAKAGVLAGDAIVEINHENTIGLTLDEAIEKLKGKLGQKIHLGVKRNGQDKIIHISMVRRVIKTQPVKSELIENEYIFLRLGQFQRDSAKFMGEHIQNYIKEIGNENKIKGIVLDLRSNPGGLLDEAVNVASLFLKDGIVVSTEGRDGKNKEIKYVKKSGLKILKAPMVVLINASSASASEIVAGALQDHKRAIIMGRQSFGKGSVQSVAKIDNENGVKLTIAQYMTPNDRKIQAIGITPDVELDEVDAAWLKNHKQNEDFVREIDLRNHLTSTIETNEESKLINDKKKKDRLKRIERIQNKEKKKDAEFAPYIATEDFQVLQAVNFLKTFGVYNNFIKKSL
- a CDS encoding peptidoglycan DD-metalloendopeptidase family protein codes for the protein MAKSLIFFIIFQSILWASVSDVNIKILKNKLKTQSSKIAQIIESISQIEIDLNKNNDQVIDILNKRKSIEEKIYQIKQRNEQLKSKNTKIITGLDKTLKILALKKINDSQKLEDQMIIKVLENGLKMSSKKIESIQLEINDSKKDLDNLNKIVLEYAQAEKSINETIFKLENEKKDLASNYIDSKKKKADLSSRLFDLKKKFIYKTIQKNNFEETLSKYLSPIKGALSIEYKDKGVTYNIEHNKNIYALGDGTIIHTGPLGSYGNVIMIDHQKSIQSVILGDLKISVKKGQNVRAGQLIGRTLVPSGKIGKVYVDLREKNNVLNTYPLLDKNTFKVKQSERI
- a CDS encoding ABC transporter ATP-binding protein, giving the protein MFTQFFGQNKKTNQIRGIGNESILSLKNVDHYYGDFQALRNINLTIKRGEMLFITGASGAGKTTLLNILAGNIKPSQGERNYAGQFGNEGPFVASVFQDLRLLENESCLTNLEISFDPSLYGSFKSFKQDKIELCRIFGIDKKLNLKVENANGGLRQKVSIIRALLSRPDIYLADEPTSALDLENARKLFDVLHLYNLKKGLTVVWSSHNKELVKKFTGRLAHLENGNLIYSGNACFM